GTAAAGATCAGGGTCATAAAGGGTCAACAAGTGGAAATCTGACCTTGGGAATCCACAAACCCAACCCCTTACACCACACACAAAcacaatatttatataaaaaaagaaacaattgttgttattatttaCAATTTATTAATCTTATTCCTCTTCCTTTGAATcttttggttaaaaatttaCTAAGAACCCCTCAATTTCATAGAATTTTGTAATGGGACCTTCAAcaatattatttctttattgGCATTTATATGAGTTATTCTAATTAGTTAAGGAGGTGTTTGGtttctgaaaaaatttaaaaaattattttttaaaaaactatttgtaaaaattattattttttacattatttatttatttgataaaaactCTAAAATAGAATACATTACTTTTTCATAAGATCTaaacaataaagaaaaataaaaaaaaaaaactatattttcaaGAAATCAAACAgacagaaaatattttttcagacaAACAACTATTTTcttcgctattttttttttggaaaaacaaaCACCGTCTAAGCTAATGTTTTTAATAACTTTGTTTGCTACCACTTATTAactatttcaattttattttaaaattaattaaacttattAAATCTAACCAAAGTGTCTGTAGATTAAAcaacaattttaatttaattgattgatagcactcaaaaattcaattatagcACTAAAAAAAACTATGAAGCGAATAattactctaaaaacttaagccgttagcaaataataatttaatattttatatttaatatcgTCCCTTATATTCCCTTGAGATTGTAATAGGTCGGGGCTAATGCCACTCAAAGTTACAAACATttattttctctaaaatttaGCGTTCGTTCGTTTGGTACTGAGATTCATAtaacattaataatataaaatagagttaggaaaaaaatattgagaaaaaaatgcttcaatatttttttttagtgagaGGGTATGAAATGTATCATAACCAACTTATTGCGCTGTGCAAAATCACAGTATTACAGATGAAAATAAATACTGTAAAATTACACCACTAAATTAAAGAGGGGGAATTTCAGAACGGGCTACAATCGACGGATCTTCGTACATTTGTTCTAAATCTTTTCTACacctcttcttcatcttccatTTGTATACCTTACTTTGTGCCAAAGCAAAAGCACCTAAGaatccaaagaaaaaaaaaaaaaaaaaaaaaaagttgcttcTCCTCAATAGAGTCCATTAAATGCACACGCAAAATCCGCTTGGTGAATAAGCTATtacaaggagcttcttttggcttTTGCACCACGCAGAGTTAGCTTAAGCCCTAAGTCTTTTACTTACATACATATCTCGTGAGgactaaataataaataaataaaagatgtgGGGCGCTTAAAAATTTGTAACCGCCGCAAAGAAGGGTCCCCAAAGAAACCGCTATTAAAAGAGTCGGTTCATGGGGAGGGGTGGTTGGCGTGAAATGACAGTTTTGCCCCTTACGTGGCCGCCACATGcaatgtgaaatgaccaaaatggCCTTGTGGGATTATACTTGTagataatgtaaagtaataaAATGTCTAGAGAGAGGTGctctttaatttgttttgatgATCTAATGCGCAATTTatggtaaaatttaaaaaaatataaatgtgtGTTTAGGTTCTTTAGTGATGGTTAATTTATTAGTTAAACTTTCTCtttcttaatctaataatttaattaggaTATAAGCAAGTGTGGATTGCAATTACtaactaattatttaaaaaatatgtgctAATAAGAAGGACGCGCTCATCGCACTTAAGAGTCCAACTacaatacttatatatatatagagtacggctgggatactattgatagcaccaagcgtttggtgctatcaagttttctgctgttaaatttaatcttttgattattttcatccgttagattatactattaaaccaataacgtactcaatcctagagggcccacacatcctaatcgtacattttttcatccgagagtcaaaaatctaatagcaccaataacgtGGTGTTATTGATAATATTAcaacctagttatatatatatatataaaaatataatatgtttcgATTTGACTTAATCCACATGTACATTGGATCTACTATTGAATCTCCTACAATTAGATTTATAGCGGGCAGTAGTCTTAGTAAATTAGATTCAACCGAACTAATTTTATTAGTTTCCTGGTCTTGTCACAGGACAAAAAGTTAGGCCTATTTCAAACAGCATTCCCTCTTCGAAATATCTACACCATTAATACAGCATGTGAAAATCGAATCCATACCACTAGCTCTAATATCACTTATGGATATCGTAAGTACTAACCAACTATACTAAAAATATATGCTAATAGAAAGGGCGCACCTATTATGCTTAAGGGCTTAGTTACAGCGTTTACGAATTTCGATCTAACTCAACTTACAAAGACGTTGGTCTATTGTTGGATTTTTCACCACATTAGGTTTATTACATACTGCAAAAGTTGGATTTTGTacctttattatattttttggatttATTAATTATCAGGTGtagtaaaagaaagaaagcagagGTAGCACCAATGAGACAGAAAACATTAAAATGGGTGTATTGCATTATTTAGTCATGGAAGTTTAAGACAATGTTTATTTAGATTACAAGAGTTCAATTTACTTTACTTGGGACACTGAacttcaatttctttttataCTGTGTCACTTTCTTAATTAGCtccatataaattttcaaataaagcaacaaaattaTAGCTAATGCAATTACCATTTATATATATCACTACTATATAATTTATCTCAATGAGACGATATATGTAGCTACTAATTtagttatcaaattattttttggatgcaatgtaataattaaactatttttttatgatgATTTGATAGCTTGAACCAACCAACAATTATTGCCAcattattttgaattgtcagatttttttatttcgaaaataaatagaaagttTGAGTACCAGTGACAAAATTGAACTTGCAAATCAAACTAAATTCAGtggcaaaatttaaatttcattgtAAGTTAAGCAACATATATGATATAAACtgtccaaataaaataaaatacaaattctcctctgaaattttatttgaaaaatattatttttgaaaaatttagatATCTTCTAACTTGTTCACGAAATTTCTTATCCCCCAATCAACCTGTGGAGTCAAACATCATCCTTTCCctcattaaataataatattaaatagaGATGCACACGTGTCACAATATCAGCCGTCCATACGATTTAAGAATTTAATTTCGAAACGTAACGCACATTCAAAGTCAAAACCAATTTTAATTGCCACCCAAGAAACGTACAAACGCGAGGGCAATTTCGTAAATTCAACAAGTATCCCCCGCCGGGGCATTTTCGTAATTTTACCCCGTGCACCGACCTTGTCCTTAGAAAGGGTCGGTTCACGGTGTCAAACTATAAATGCGCGAAAAATTCAAAAGCGCTTCTCCTACTAGCCGTTTACTTTGAATGCGTCCCCATTGCGCATAAATCCCCTGTTCTCTCGTCCCCTTCCGCAAAACCCTAGCGCCATGAATCCAATTCGAGCCGAGCTTCGCATGTCCGCGGCGGGGGAAGCGGCTCCGACGACCGAGTCCGCGGCGGAGATCGCCCCGATGCTGTTGCGGACTCGGAGCTCAGCGGTGGGCGCCAAAGATCGCGCCTTTGAGGTGCCCCTCGCCCCCGGATCGGATCTTGCTTCTGGGTTCTCGTCGTTGAGCGATTTGGTTCGGGGATTTAGGGTTTTCAGGCGGAGCGCCGCCCCCGCGAGGTTCCTCTGCTTCTCCGGCGGCGGGTGGGTCGACATCGCCCGCCATGTGTTCGACGTATTGCGTCAGGGGTTTGTTCGCGGGAGAACGTCGGTCGAAGCTTCGGTTGATGGGAAGCTGTGTGTGTTCGATTTCCTCAGGATGGTTCGGGTCGAATTGGAGACCGGTGAGGCGAATTCGATCGCGTGGATTGATGTTGACGGGAAGTGCTTCTTCCCGAGGACGGTGTTGGATGATCAGCGGAAAGATGCCTCCTTTCCCAAGCTAGAGATTGCAATAAGAATCGCCGGTGATtcttcatcgtcgtcgtcggatTGTAATTCCAAGAAGAAGCGAGATTTTGCAGCGAATTCCACTCAAGAATGGTCCGACGAGAGTCCCGAGGCGTCCGCCATGCTTACCTCAGAAAGAGTAACAAGATGGACCAATTTGGAAGCTCTTGATGGTGGGGATAGATACTACAAGGTTGTGGAGAAACTGTTTCTCGCCGGGATGCGGAGACACGCGCCGAACACCGTCGTGACGTCGATACGGAAATGCTCACATGCCAGCCGCTCGACAAATTGCCGATTGAGAGCCTTTCAGTTGCAGACGCAGATGATGGGGGCTGTGAGGGGTGATGGCAATGTGAAGTTTGGGTGGTTCGGCGGGTCCGCGAGTGATGTGGCCGCTATCGCGGCTCACGGGTTCGGAAAGCCAAACAATGGTTCACTCGGCCCCGAGGCCCATGGGGTTGGTGTCCACCTAACGCCACCGCATTCTCCGTATCGGAGGTAAGATGTTTCATAGTTCGTAGAGATAGTCCTTTGACTTTTGATGAATTGTAATTTGGGCTCTAAATTTTTCGGTTTAATGGATTAGTTCTCGACTTTTATGTAGGAATATGAAATTGCGAGGCAAGATGCTTCATAGTTCATAGAGAGAATCCCTGGACTTCTGATGAATTGTGATTTGGGGctctaaattttttgtttgaacgGATTAGTTCTCGACTTCTATGTAGGAATACAAAATTGCGACTAAAAGATTTATGATTTTACTCATGATTTTTTAGATGGTGATTCACTTCTGTGATAATCAAATTTCTTGTTACTGAAAAAATGCACCTATTGCTAATATCGCAAAAATCAGATACTAGTATTAACTGATagtgaaaaaattattgaaGTTTAGGATTATTAGTACCTATAACCATCTATAACCATCTAGCAAGATCAATTTTTGATCACTCTCTTGTTTGCTTTCAGCGCCTTGTTATCAGAAGCTGACGAGAAAGGCGAGCAGCACATCGTGCTGTGCCGTGTCCTTATGGGGAGAACCGAGCAAGTTTCAGAAGGTTCGTCGCAGTTCCATCCTAGCAGCGACGAGTACGATAGCGGGGTCGACGACCTTAAAAACCCTAGATGGTATATTGTTTGGAGCACTCACATGAACACTCACATACTCCCTGAGTATGTTGTGACCTATAGGTCATCAAACAAACAACAAAGTATGTTCTcaatcttctctttttttcactacaggaaaacatattaaaaaaaagttgttaGATGTTCTCTGTTTTTGGTTGTGATGTACTGTTTGAATTTGTAGGTTCACAGAGGATAGCAACTACTGAGAGAAAACCTCTTGTGGTTGGTCTTTGCTTCCCTAAGCTATTTTCAGAGATTGGGAGTATTCTTCCATCATCAGGAGCACAAAATTTAGAGATTTGGTACAAGGATTTCAAGGTAAATTATAAATGCTAACTCGACACTTCATCCCCAACATCTGTTCAAGGCTCTATATATTTGCCTGGCTGGTGCTTTTGTGAAGATGTTGCTCGAGTATAACTCTTTGAAGAAGCATGAATGTTTTTTGTTACACGTGTTAAAGTATCCTATACAACTACTCATTGCAGAAGAAGCAAAAGCTTTAAATTGGTGTATTTGCTCATTGTGATTGAAAGCTTATCTTTAGCTACTCGCAACAAGACACTTGgaaccttcttcttttttttttaacttgttaaCAAAAAGACCAGTTTCTttaagcttctgcttttggagTAGACAATCTGTTCCAGAAATCAGAATTTTTAAGTCTCAAACATATACTTGTAACTGCAGGAAGGGAAGATGAGGAAGGACGTGTTCATCAAATCCTTGAGGGCCCTCGTCGGCGACAAAGCATTAGCTTCATTAATCAAGAAAATTCGGGGATACTAACGAATATCTGTTCGAAGGTGATGCTGTGATTGCTGTCGCTTCATTGCACAAGCGGACAGAAAATTATATGTGAATCTATTATCTTCTTCTTGGGGTGTCGTTGTTTTCCTTATGAAAAAAGGACAAGTGATCTTCACTTGGATGAAATCCAGAAATTTTGAGTTTCAGCGAATCAATTGTCCCTTCTACATCCCTGATAGAAGGGTGCAAGAATTACAATTACAAGTAGTTGAACTTTATACAATGTAAGAAGTGATGTTGTATTACAAACGCAGCAAATTGTAACTCATGGCCATTTTGTTGGTTCCATAAATGGATTTATACGTCGAACAACTCGAGTCGCATTTAGTTTGCATTTGAGCCAACTGAGAGAGCTGTTCATCTTCCAAAAGCTCACAGGGTTAAAAAGTAGGGTGCTGGTGATAGCTGCATCTTTGCTTAAACCATGCAGAGAATTTGGCTTTGAATAGTGTTTGGCGACAGTGAACTACGACAATGAGATGGATGATCTATTACAGGTAAATTGAAATGGTTACACACAAGTGGTACCGACTCGTAAAGTGGATTAATATCCCTGTGAGGAATCATTTCTCCAATTGACTAGTTGGACCATTAAGCATAAGTTGTGCTGTTGATTACTGTGAGCATTATTGTAAGTGAGATTCCAACACTACTGCAATGCTGGGAGAATAGATTCAGCAATTTGAAACCACTCAGATTATTCTTTGTGGAGCTGAGCAGTGTTAAAGCAAGCATAAGAATCTGTTGAAGCTTGATGATGCAGCAAAAGTTATCTCCAAAAGAATAAAGCTGAGAGTTGTTGAGATTTGAGTGGCAGGACATGAATCACCTTATTCAGCAATTATGTGTAGTAGTAATCTTCATGCATACATGTGTTTAGCTATGAGATTGTCACATATGGATATTTCTTGAATAATGTAGTGAAGTAAATGGAACTTCAACTAAAAGCTTGAAGATGCAATTAAAATTCCATTTTACGACGTGTTTAGCTTGCATAGTACTTCTATCGAACAACAGCGGGTGAAAAGTATCTAGCGATATGCTTCTCAGTTATATAGTCATGCAACTGTATTTCCTCGTAACTGCTTAGATCTGGTCGAGACCATGTTATTATGCGGCGATTCTAAATCCAAAGTTCTCtcaaatttctgaaattttgcaCCTGAACTTAgaaactccaaaaaaaaaaaaaaaaaacagaaattgAAGAAGTTAGGCCTCTTTTGGATGctaccttttttttccttttttcttttttcctttcatgtTCTTGTTGTTTTACTAAAGTTATCTATAAGATATTATCCAAAAATGTAAGTTTTGATAGTAAACATTTTTTGTACGTTACTAATTGAAAGAGGCAACTCTATCTCTCTTTAATAGAACATTCTAGAATGCTCTATCCCTTTCCAATTCTCTACTAGCTAATGGAGCACTCTAGAAAACTCTAGGAACAAAGTGCTCCCTACTTGCTAATAGAGCACTTTAGTGAGTTCTAGAAGTAAGTACTCTAGAATATTCTAGAGTACTCATGTATGTAGGTTGGAGCCTATAAATAGGTGTGAGGCCTCCACACCAAGTGTGCAAGAGTGTGAGAGTGAAGAGTGTGAGTGAGGTAGTAGTGAAGAAAGGGTGTGAGTGGTGGTGTGAGGTAAGGAAGTTTTGTGAGGTGTAGTGTTAGTAGTGAAGTAGTGTGTGAGGTTTGTAGTCTTTTGGGTGTATGTGAATGAGAGTTATTTTGTGTGTAtaataaagagagttttattATTAGTCTCGTACGCCAATACTCTacaatttggtatcaaagccagaTTGTGGAAAATATTCTGCTAGTTAAGTCTGTGATATTCTGCCAGTCCAGGCAGTTAAATACCGATATAAGCAGAGATTCTGCTGGTGCACAGTCTGGGACTGTGAAGTTGGTTGGTCTGGGACGAGACTTACTTGGTTGACTGCTGGGCAATCACCAAGTCACTATGACAGATCTTGTTGGTACAACTAGCAGAATTAAGAAACTAAATAACCATAATTATGGTTATTAGCAAACCTGCACTGAGTCCTACCTATAAGGGCAGGACTTGTGGGAGGTAATCGGTGGTGCTGAAACAACTCCACTACCGAAGGAGAATGCAGAAGTGTTCAGAAAATGGCGTATCAAGGCAGGGAAGGCAATGTTCGTTCTGAAGACATCAATTGAAGAAGAGCTGCTGGAGCATATCAAAGAAGCAGATACACCCAAGGCTGCATGGGACACTCCCGCCTCGTTATTTTCAAAGAAGAACGATGCTCAACTTCAACTTCTGGAGAATGAGCTGATGACGATATCTCAGGGCAGCATGACGATTAGCCAGTACTTCATGAAGGTAAGATCTCTCTGCCGTGAAATTTCCCAATTAGATCCACAGTCAAAAATTAGTGACCAGCGGATGAAGAGAATTATTATTCACGGCCTAAAACCCGAATATAACGGGTTCATTACTGCTATTCGAGGCTGGCCCACTCAACCAACGTTGGTGGAACTAGAAAATTTACTGGCTAATCAGGAGACTCTAGCCAAACAGATGGCTGGAGTCTCACTGAAAACTGAAGAGGAGGCACTCTTCAGCAGTAGAAGAAAAGGTCGAGCAACAGGAGAGCCAAGAAATGTGAAACCGCTGAAGGAGTTCAGTGGGTCAAAACAAAGGTTGGAAGAGAGCCACCTGACAGGGGGAGTCCACAACCAGAAAGAGCAAAATACCTGGCAGTTTAAAGGCGACAAACGGCGAAGCGGAAAGTGTTACAACTGCGGCAAGAAAGGACACTTCGCCCGAGACTGTTGGCACATGAAGAAACAAGCACAAGGCAATATGGCAACATTAGGTGACCACCAAGTAGCATACAACAGTGAAGAAGAGTGGGATGCTGAAGCCTCCTTCGCCATCATAAAGCCAGAAGAAGACCGTCACTCAGACAAGGAGGAGGCTCTCAAAGAACAAAGGTTGAAAGACACTGCTGCAGAGGAGAAGACGGCGTCAGGGCAAGAAGAAAGTGGTCAACCTTCTACGGAGTCAACCAGTGACGAGTATCAACTCCAGAAGTCTCTGGAATCTTGGCGAACTGGCATGCATTATCAAACCCTAGAAGAAGATCGACTAAGCCAACTTGAAGATACAGGTACGCAGTTACGAAGATCTTCTAGGCAAAGAAAATTTAATCCTAAGTATGCAAATGCTGCTCTCGCCGAAGAAGAAGAGACTCCAAAAGAGCCAAACTCCTACGAAGAAGCAGTTACAAGTAAAGAGTGGAAGAACGCGATGGACGAAGAGATCCAGGCACTGAAGCAGAATCAAACTTGGGAGCTGGTACCAAAGCCAAAGGATGTGAAGCCTATATCATGTCGATGGGTATATAAAGTAAAGACTCGTCCAGATGGATCAGTAGAGAGGTACAAAGCTAGACTAGTTGCTCAAGGATTCTCACAGCAATATAGACTGGACTATGACGAGACATTCAGTCCGGTGGCTAAGATCACAACCGTACGAGTGTTGATAGCACTTCCCGCCAGCAAATCATGGAAGCTATGGTAAATGGACGTGAATAATGCATTCTTACATGGGGAGGT
Above is a genomic segment from Ananas comosus cultivar F153 linkage group 15, ASM154086v1, whole genome shotgun sequence containing:
- the LOC109721808 gene encoding probable inactive poly [ADP-ribose] polymerase SRO2; the encoded protein is MNPIRAELRMSAAGEAAPTTESAAEIAPMLLRTRSSAVGAKDRAFEVPLAPGSDLASGFSSLSDLVRGFRVFRRSAAPARFLCFSGGGWVDIARHVFDVLRQGFVRGRTSVEASVDGKLCVFDFLRMVRVELETGEANSIAWIDVDGKCFFPRTVLDDQRKDASFPKLEIAIRIAGDSSSSSSDCNSKKKRDFAANSTQEWSDESPEASAMLTSERVTRWTNLEALDGGDRYYKVVEKLFLAGMRRHAPNTVVTSIRKCSHASRSTNCRLRAFQLQTQMMGAVRGDGNVKFGWFGGSASDVAAIAAHGFGKPNNGSLGPEAHGVGVHLTPPHSPYRSALLSEADEKGEQHIVLCRVLMGRTEQVSEGSSQFHPSSDEYDSGVDDLKNPRWYIVWSTHMNTHILPEYVVTYRSSNKQQSSQRIATTERKPLVVGLCFPKLFSEIGSILPSSGAQNLEIWYKDFKEGKMRKDVFIKSLRALVGDKALASLIKKIRGY